A genome region from Carassius carassius chromosome 23, fCarCar2.1, whole genome shotgun sequence includes the following:
- the LOC132101142 gene encoding receptor-type tyrosine-protein phosphatase H-like, which yields MALTNTQDTVRVQGLSPGHVYHFSLVLMRPSGVSQTLGPIFFANTKPNPPQNLTVTAVTSSQIALCWTAPDSTHNAQFENFILHWVDLVSGRGLAIHLEKLNQSAVIGGLKAYRAHRITVVSVTAQGVESSDSLSVTVITEVSPPHRVSADAVGLENMTVCWWPSLHEEVDQYYIKLHPQKNQDQTREFWVNDSTCISLTQLKSGGTYEVGVAALKGRNMSVATTIQQTLKPDSIQIAVPYTVGTHSVELFVQMPRNSIYDGVTITYQNNRSWTPVSKDSTKLLVDNLSPGTQYDFNVFVTSRDTSSEGFVLPPVRTCLSPPTHVRAGVVTDSSIELLWDGAEGGSHHYEALCAEGSRH from the exons ATGgcactcacaaacactcaagACACAGTGAGAGTTCAAGGTCTCTCTCCTGGACATGTCTATCATTTCTCACTGGTTCTTATGCGCCCCAGTGGGGTGTCTCAGACACTTGGACCCATTTTCTTTGCCAATACAA AGCCAAATCCTCCTCAGAATCTCACAGTGACAGCTGTCACGTCCAGTCAGATTGCATTGTGTTGGACTGCCCCCGATTCTACCCATAATGCTCAGTTTGAGAACTTCATCCTGCACTGGGTGGATCTAGTCTCTGGCAGAGGCCTTGCCATTCACTTGGAAAAGTTGAATCAGAGCGCTGTGATTGGTGGGTTGAAGGCATATCGTGCCCACAGGATCACAGTTGTGTCTGTCACAGCTCAAGGTGTGGAAAGCTCTGACAGTCTGTCCGTGACTGTTATCACAG aggttAGTCCTCCACACAGGGTCTCAGCTGATGCTGTGGGTCTGGAGAACATGACTGTGTGCTGGTGGCCTTCACTGCATGAGGAAGTTGATCAATATTACATCAAGCTCCATCCACAAAAAAATCAGGATCAAACTAGAGAGTTCTGGGTAAATGACTCCACCTGCATCTCTCTTACACAGCTCAAATCAGGTGGGACATATGAAGTGGGAGTGGCTGCATTGAAGGGCAGAAACATGAGCGTAGCGACAACCATACAACAGACTCTAA AACCTGATAGCATCCAGATTGCTGTCCCATACACAGTTGGCACACACTCTGTGGAGCTCTTTGTGCAGATGCCCAGAAACAGCATTTATGATGGCGTCACCATTACTTACCAGAATAATCGATCCTGGACGCCAGTGTCCAAAGACAGCACCAAACTGTTAGTCGACAACCTGAGTCCAGGAACACAGTATGACTTTAATGTGTTTGTGACCAGCAGAGACACGAGCAGTGAAGGCTTTGTTCTGCCACCTGTGAGAACCT GTTTGTCTCCGCCCACTCATGTGCGTGCTGGTGTTGTGACTGACAGCTCTATAGAGCTCCTGTGGGACGGGGCTGAGGGGGGCAGCCACCATTATGAGGCGCTGT GTGCAGAAGGTAGTCGACACTAG